A stretch of Neisseria subflava DNA encodes these proteins:
- a CDS encoding efflux RND transporter permease subunit, with the protein MSKFFIDRPIFAWVIAIFIIAAGIFGIQKLPISQYPSVAAPTITLRATYPGASAQVMEDSVLAVIERNMYGVEGLDYMTTSANSSGSGSVSLTFTPETNEDLAQVDVQNKLSEVLSTLPSTVQQYGVTVSKARSNFLQVVMLSSEKQSIEEMNDYAQRNIIPELQRIDGVGQVQLFGAQRAMRIWVDPKKLQNYNLSFATVTNALATQNIQISAGSIGSLPAAAGQTISATVTAQGQLSTAEEFGNIILVSNTDGSNVYLKDVAKVSLGMQDYSFSTRLNGVNTTGMAVMLSNSGNALATATAVKEKMAVLQKYFPDGMSWKIPYDTSKFVDISIEKVTHTLLEAIVLVFLVMYLFLQNIRYTLIPTIVVPISLLGGFAFISYMGMSINVLTMFAMVLVIGIVVDDAIVVVENVERIMASEGLSPKAATKKAMGQISGAVIGITAVLMSVFVPLAMFSGATGNIYKQFALTMAASIGFSAFLALTLTPALCATMLKPIQKGHHEEKKGFFGWFNKKFDNWTHGYEGWVAKILRKTLRMMVVYIGLTVVGVFLFMRLPTSFLPSEDQGNLMLSVQLPAGATKERTDATLAQITQLAKSIPEIENIITVSGFSFSGSGQNMALGFVILKDWSERTAPGSDATSISGKLTGMMMGTLKDGFGLAIVPPAIMELGTGSGLTIYLQDRNNSGHAALLAKRNELIDKMRKSGLFNPSTVRASGLEDAPQLKIDINRSAAAAQGISFSDIRTALASSLGSSYVNDFPNQGRLQRVMVQADASARMQPADILNLTVPNKSGVAVPLSTIATVSWVNGMEQSVRFNGYPAMELSGSPVNGVSSGQAMAAVQQMVDDMGGGYSLEWGGQSREEAKGGSQTVVLYALAAAAVFLVLAALYESWSIPLAVILVIPLGLIGAALGVTGRNMFEALLGSIPAYANDIYFQVGFVTVMGLSAKNAILIIEFAKDLQAQGKSALEAALAAAHLRFRPIIMTSFAFILGEVPLYVASGASSASQRAIGTTVFWGMLIGTILSVFLVPLFYVVVRKFFKETAHEHEMAAKHAAEAGMIEDGKHDSDKH; encoded by the coding sequence ATGTCTAAGTTTTTTATTGACCGCCCCATTTTTGCATGGGTGATTGCGATTTTTATCATCGCAGCGGGTATTTTCGGCATTCAAAAACTGCCGATTTCCCAATATCCGTCCGTTGCTGCACCGACCATTACTTTGCGCGCTACTTATCCGGGCGCTTCTGCTCAGGTAATGGAAGACAGCGTACTGGCCGTTATCGAACGTAATATGTACGGTGTGGAAGGTTTGGACTATATGACGACTTCTGCCAATTCCAGCGGCAGCGGCAGCGTCAGTCTGACGTTTACACCGGAAACCAATGAAGATTTGGCGCAGGTGGACGTGCAGAACAAATTGTCGGAAGTGTTGTCCACATTGCCGTCTACCGTACAGCAATATGGTGTAACCGTATCTAAAGCGCGTTCCAACTTCTTGCAAGTGGTCATGCTTTCTTCTGAAAAGCAATCCATTGAGGAAATGAACGATTACGCCCAGCGCAATATCATTCCTGAACTGCAGCGTATCGACGGGGTAGGGCAGGTACAATTGTTTGGTGCGCAACGCGCCATGCGTATTTGGGTTGACCCGAAAAAACTGCAAAACTACAACCTGTCTTTTGCAACGGTAACCAATGCGCTTGCGACACAAAACATTCAAATCTCAGCAGGCTCCATCGGTTCTTTGCCGGCGGCTGCAGGTCAGACTATTTCAGCAACTGTGACGGCGCAAGGTCAACTGAGCACTGCTGAAGAGTTCGGCAACATCATTTTGGTATCCAATACTGACGGCTCGAACGTCTATCTGAAAGACGTTGCCAAAGTCAGCTTGGGTATGCAGGACTATTCTTTCTCTACTCGTCTGAACGGCGTCAACACCACTGGTATGGCAGTGATGCTGTCTAACAGCGGTAACGCTTTGGCAACGGCGACTGCCGTGAAAGAAAAAATGGCGGTTTTGCAGAAGTATTTTCCAGACGGCATGAGCTGGAAAATTCCTTACGATACTTCCAAATTCGTGGATATTTCGATTGAGAAAGTGACCCATACGCTTCTGGAAGCCATCGTATTGGTATTCTTGGTGATGTATCTCTTCCTGCAAAATATCCGCTATACGCTGATTCCGACCATTGTTGTGCCGATTTCCTTGTTGGGCGGTTTTGCCTTTATCTCATACATGGGTATGTCGATTAACGTATTGACCATGTTTGCGATGGTATTGGTGATTGGTATTGTGGTCGATGACGCGATTGTGGTCGTTGAAAACGTTGAGCGTATCATGGCGAGCGAAGGTCTGTCGCCTAAGGCTGCAACCAAAAAAGCGATGGGTCAGATTTCCGGCGCGGTGATCGGCATTACTGCCGTGTTGATGTCCGTATTTGTGCCGCTGGCAATGTTTAGCGGTGCAACCGGTAACATTTACAAACAGTTTGCCTTGACTATGGCGGCATCGATCGGCTTCTCCGCATTTCTTGCCTTGACGCTGACTCCGGCATTGTGTGCCACCATGCTCAAGCCGATTCAGAAGGGTCATCACGAAGAGAAAAAAGGTTTCTTTGGTTGGTTTAACAAAAAATTCGACAACTGGACACACGGCTACGAAGGCTGGGTTGCCAAAATCTTGCGTAAGACTTTGCGCATGATGGTTGTCTATATTGGTTTGACTGTTGTGGGCGTATTCCTGTTTATGCGTCTGCCGACTTCCTTCTTGCCGTCTGAAGACCAAGGTAACTTGATGTTGAGCGTGCAGTTGCCTGCCGGTGCAACCAAAGAACGTACCGATGCAACTTTGGCTCAAATCACTCAACTGGCAAAATCTATACCTGAGATTGAGAACATTATTACCGTTTCCGGCTTCAGTTTTTCAGGCTCCGGTCAAAACATGGCTTTGGGCTTTGTCATTCTGAAAGACTGGAGCGAACGTACTGCTCCGGGCAGCGATGCAACTTCTATTTCCGGTAAGTTGACCGGCATGATGATGGGTACGCTGAAAGACGGTTTCGGTTTGGCGATTGTGCCTCCAGCCATTATGGAGTTGGGTACAGGCTCCGGCTTGACGATTTACCTGCAAGACCGTAACAACAGCGGCCATGCTGCATTGTTGGCCAAGCGCAATGAGTTGATTGACAAAATGCGCAAAAGCGGTTTGTTTAACCCAAGTACCGTTCGTGCGAGCGGTTTGGAAGATGCGCCGCAGTTGAAAATCGACATCAACCGCTCTGCCGCAGCCGCACAAGGTATTTCGTTCTCTGACATCCGTACTGCTTTGGCTTCTTCTTTGGGTTCGTCTTATGTAAACGACTTCCCGAATCAAGGCCGTCTGCAACGCGTGATGGTACAAGCTGATGCGAGTGCCCGTATGCAGCCTGCCGATATTCTGAACCTGACTGTACCGAACAAATCCGGCGTTGCCGTACCGCTTTCTACCATTGCTACTGTTTCTTGGGTAAACGGTATGGAACAAAGCGTCCGCTTCAATGGTTATCCTGCAATGGAGCTTTCCGGCTCGCCTGTTAATGGCGTGTCTTCCGGTCAAGCCATGGCTGCGGTACAGCAAATGGTTGATGACATGGGCGGCGGTTACAGTCTGGAATGGGGCGGTCAGTCTCGTGAAGAGGCCAAAGGCGGCTCGCAAACTGTTGTGTTGTATGCATTGGCCGCTGCCGCTGTATTCTTGGTATTGGCTGCTTTGTACGAAAGCTGGTCTATCCCGTTGGCGGTTATCCTTGTGATTCCGTTGGGCTTGATTGGCGCGGCATTGGGCGTTACGGGTCGCAATATGTTTGAAGCGCTGCTGGGCAGTATTCCGGCATACGCCAACGATATCTACTTCCAAGTCGGTTTCGTTACGGTAATGGGTTTGAGTGCGAAAAATGCGATTTTGATTATCGAGTTTGCCAAAGACCTGCAAGCGCAAGGTAAGAGCGCGCTTGAAGCTGCGCTTGCCGCTGCACACCTGCGTTTCCGTCCGATTATCATGACTTCGTTCGCCTTCATCTTGGGCGAGGTACCGCTCTATGTTGCCAGCGGTGCCAGCTCCGCCAGCCAACGTGCGATTGGTACGACTGTGTTCTGGGGTATGTTGATTGGTACGATTCTGTCTGTGTTCCTTGTGCCTTTGTTCTATGTGGTTGTGCGCAAATTCTTTAAAGAAACTGCACACGAGCATGAGATGGCCGCCAAACACGCTGCTGAAGCCGGCATGATTGAAGACGGTAAACACGATTCAGACAAGCACTAA
- a CDS encoding efflux RND transporter periplasmic adaptor subunit codes for MALYASKMMRVAAIAAATALALSACGKGDEKAASQQAQGSQQQQKQPAPEVRVVTVHPETVALTTELPGRLESLRTAEVRAQVGGILQKRLFQEGSYVKAGQPLYQIDSSSYEANLESARAQLASAQATLAKANADLARYKPLVAADAISQQEYDAAVTAKRSAEASVKSAQAAIKSAGISLSRSRITAPISGFIGQSKVSEGTLLNSGDTTVLATIQQTNPMYVNVTQSASEVMKLRQQVAEGKLLAANGAIAVDIKFDDGTVYPEKGRLLFADPTVNETTGQITLRAAIPNDRNILMPGLYVRVLMEQVAVDNAFVVPQQAVTRGSQDTVMVVNDKSEMEARVVTVAQQQGTNWIITDGLKDGDKVIVEGISIAGMSGAKKVTPKEWTPPANAAAATSAVSDGKAASETKPEAKAASEAK; via the coding sequence ATGGCTCTTTATGCTTCTAAAATGATGCGTGTCGCAGCAATCGCAGCAGCTACTGCGTTGGCACTTTCCGCTTGCGGCAAAGGCGATGAAAAAGCAGCCAGCCAACAGGCACAAGGCAGTCAGCAACAGCAAAAACAACCTGCGCCTGAAGTGCGCGTGGTCACTGTGCATCCGGAAACCGTTGCATTGACAACCGAGTTGCCGGGCCGTCTGGAATCATTGCGTACTGCCGAAGTTCGCGCCCAAGTCGGCGGTATTCTGCAAAAGCGCCTGTTCCAAGAGGGCAGCTATGTTAAAGCCGGTCAGCCTTTGTACCAAATCGACAGCTCATCTTATGAAGCAAACTTAGAAAGCGCACGCGCCCAGTTGGCGAGTGCGCAAGCTACTTTGGCCAAAGCGAATGCCGACTTAGCCCGCTATAAACCGCTGGTTGCCGCCGATGCCATCAGCCAACAAGAATATGATGCGGCCGTAACGGCCAAGCGTTCGGCAGAGGCAAGCGTCAAATCCGCTCAAGCAGCCATCAAATCTGCCGGTATCAGCCTGAGCCGCTCCCGCATTACCGCGCCGATTTCCGGCTTTATCGGTCAATCTAAAGTTTCTGAAGGTACGTTGCTGAATTCCGGCGATACCACTGTTTTGGCCACCATCCAACAAACCAATCCGATGTATGTCAACGTTACCCAGTCTGCGAGTGAGGTCATGAAACTGCGTCAACAGGTTGCCGAAGGCAAATTGTTGGCGGCAAACGGCGCGATTGCAGTGGACATCAAATTTGACGACGGTACGGTTTACCCTGAAAAAGGCCGTCTGCTGTTTGCAGATCCGACTGTCAACGAAACGACCGGTCAAATTACCTTGCGCGCCGCCATTCCTAACGACAGAAATATCTTGATGCCGGGCTTGTATGTACGCGTGTTGATGGAACAAGTGGCAGTGGATAATGCATTTGTAGTGCCGCAGCAAGCAGTTACCCGTGGTTCGCAAGATACGGTGATGGTGGTGAATGACAAGAGCGAAATGGAAGCGCGTGTCGTAACCGTTGCCCAACAGCAAGGTACCAACTGGATCATTACAGACGGCCTGAAAGACGGCGACAAAGTGATTGTTGAAGGCATCAGCATTGCCGGTATGTCGGGTGCTAAAAAGGTAACGCCGAAAGAATGGACGCCGCCTGCAAACGCTGCGGCAGCAACATCGGCAGTTTCAGACGGCAAGGCTGCATCCGAGACCAAGCCTGAAGCTAAAGCTGCATCTGAAGCCAAATAA
- a CDS encoding TetR family transcriptional regulator: MRRTKTEALKTKEYLMLAALDTFYKKGIARTSLNEIAQAAGVTRGALYWHFKNKEDLFDALFQRICDDIESCMKEDSNNNNEQAWPSFRLTLTRFFERLQHNDLHYKFHSILFLKCEHTEQNEAVIAIAKKHQSLWREKIIAVLTDAVQQKALADNLDIDMAVIFIKSSLDGLIWRWLSSGQGFDLAQTAPRMIEIIIDTLENHPQLRKQS, translated from the coding sequence ATGAGAAGAACCAAAACCGAAGCTTTAAAAACCAAAGAATATCTCATGCTTGCCGCATTAGATACGTTTTATAAGAAAGGCATTGCCCGCACTTCGCTCAACGAAATCGCCCAAGCCGCAGGCGTAACGCGCGGCGCGCTGTATTGGCATTTCAAAAACAAAGAAGATTTGTTTGATGCCTTGTTCCAACGGATTTGCGACGACATCGAAAGCTGCATGAAAGAGGACTCGAACAACAATAACGAACAGGCTTGGCCAAGCTTCCGCCTGACCCTGACCCGTTTTTTCGAGCGCCTGCAACACAACGATCTTCACTACAAATTCCACAGCATTTTGTTTTTAAAATGTGAACACACCGAGCAAAACGAAGCTGTCATTGCCATCGCTAAAAAACACCAATCATTATGGCGTGAAAAAATCATTGCCGTCCTGACTGATGCGGTACAACAAAAAGCGTTGGCGGATAATTTGGATATCGATATGGCAGTCATCTTCATCAAGTCCTCATTAGACGGCTTGATTTGGCGCTGGCTTTCTTCAGGTCAAGGCTTCGATTTGGCACAAACTGCCCCACGCATGATTGAAATCATCATTGATACATTGGAAAACCATCCGCAATTAAGAAAACAATCATAA
- the ettA gene encoding energy-dependent translational throttle protein EttA: protein MSQQYVYSMLRVSKVVPPQKTIIKDISLSFFPGAKIGLLGLNGAGKSTVLRIMAGVDKEFEGEAVPMGGIKIGYLPQEPELDPEKTVREEVESGLGEVAAAQKRLEEVYAEYANPDADFDALAEEQGRLEAIIAAGSSTGGGAEHELEIAADALRLPDWDAKIGNLSGGEKRRVALCKLLLSKPDMLLLDEPTNHLDAESVEWLEQFLVRFPGTVVAVTHDRYFLDNAAEWILELDRGHGIPWKGNYSSWLEQKEKRLENEAKSEAARVKAMKQELEWVRQNAKGRQAKSKARLARFEEMSNYEYQKRNETQEIFIPVAERLGNEVIEFVNVSKSFGDKVLIDDLSFKVPAGAIVGIIGPNGAGKSTLFKMISGKEQPDSGEVKIGQTVKMSLIDQSREGLQNDKTVFDNIAEGRDILQVGQFEIPARQYLGRFNFKGSDQSKIAGQLSGGERGRLHLAKTLLSGGNVLLLDEPSNDLDVETLRALEDALLEFAGSVMVISHDRWFLDRIATHILACEGDSKWVFFDGNYQEYEADKKRRLGEEGAKPKRIRYKPVTR, encoded by the coding sequence ATGTCCCAACAATACGTCTATTCTATGCTGCGCGTGAGCAAGGTTGTGCCGCCGCAAAAAACCATTATTAAAGACATTTCCCTTTCATTCTTTCCTGGTGCAAAAATCGGTTTGCTCGGTTTAAACGGTGCGGGTAAATCTACTGTATTGCGGATTATGGCGGGCGTGGATAAAGAATTTGAGGGCGAAGCCGTGCCGATGGGCGGCATTAAAATCGGCTATTTGCCGCAAGAGCCTGAGCTTGATCCTGAGAAAACCGTACGCGAGGAAGTGGAAAGCGGTTTGGGCGAAGTGGCCGCGGCGCAGAAACGCTTGGAAGAAGTATATGCCGAGTACGCCAATCCTGATGCAGATTTTGACGCATTGGCGGAAGAACAAGGTCGCTTGGAAGCGATTATTGCGGCTGGTTCATCTACCGGCGGCGGTGCGGAGCACGAATTGGAAATCGCTGCCGACGCGCTGCGCCTGCCTGATTGGGATGCCAAAATCGGCAATTTGTCCGGCGGTGAAAAACGCCGTGTGGCTTTGTGCAAACTCTTGTTGAGCAAGCCCGATATGCTTTTGCTTGACGAGCCGACCAACCACTTGGACGCGGAATCGGTCGAATGGTTGGAGCAATTCTTGGTACGCTTCCCTGGTACAGTCGTCGCGGTAACACACGACCGCTACTTCTTGGATAATGCCGCCGAATGGATTTTGGAACTTGACCGCGGACACGGTATTCCGTGGAAAGGCAATTACTCGTCTTGGCTGGAGCAGAAAGAAAAACGCTTGGAAAACGAGGCGAAGTCTGAAGCTGCGCGCGTGAAAGCGATGAAGCAGGAATTGGAATGGGTGCGCCAAAATGCCAAAGGCCGCCAAGCCAAGTCTAAAGCGCGTTTGGCTCGTTTTGAAGAAATGAGCAACTACGAATACCAAAAACGCAATGAAACGCAGGAAATCTTTATCCCTGTTGCCGAGCGTTTGGGTAACGAAGTGATTGAGTTTGTGAATGTTTCTAAATCGTTTGGCGATAAAGTGCTGATTGACGATTTGAGCTTCAAAGTGCCTGCGGGCGCGATTGTTGGCATCATCGGTCCGAACGGCGCGGGTAAATCGACGCTGTTCAAAATGATTTCGGGCAAAGAGCAGCCTGATTCCGGCGAAGTGAAAATCGGCCAAACCGTGAAAATGAGCCTGATTGACCAAAGCCGCGAAGGTTTGCAAAACGATAAAACCGTGTTCGACAACATTGCCGAAGGCCGCGACATTTTGCAGGTCGGTCAGTTTGAAATTCCCGCCCGCCAATATTTGGGACGCTTTAACTTCAAAGGCAGCGACCAAAGCAAAATCGCCGGTCAATTGTCTGGCGGCGAACGCGGCCGTCTGCACTTGGCAAAAACCTTGTTGAGCGGCGGCAATGTGTTGCTGCTGGACGAACCGTCCAACGACCTCGACGTGGAAACCCTGCGCGCGTTGGAAGACGCGTTGCTGGAATTTGCCGGCAGCGTGATGGTGATTTCGCACGACCGCTGGTTCCTCGACCGTATTGCTACGCATATCTTGGCTTGTGAAGGCGACTCTAAATGGGTGTTCTTTGACGGCAACTATCAGGAATACGAAGCCGACAAGAAACGCCGTTTGGGTGAAGAGGGTGCAAAACCGAAACGTATCCGTTACAAACCGGTAACACGTTAA
- a CDS encoding glycoside hydrolase family 65 protein, with amino-acid sequence MYTRIMEISPWTLRSAKLEKEHKRLQESLTSLGNGYMGMRGNFEETYSADSHLGTYIAGVWFPDKTRVGWWKNGYPKYFGKAINALNFSKVKIFVDGQEVDLAKNDVADFSVELDMQHGVLRRSFTVFGVRFDVCKFLSVAQKELAVIRWEAVSVDGKTHQVRIDSIIDADVKNEDSNYEEKFWQVLDKGVSDGLSYIATQTVANPFCVEQFIVNAEQTFAGSFKALGGSQTDWQVSNSFEAEVGSTPETFEKRVIVTTSRDYQGLDAVKAAGRALSEKIAGVAFETLLDAHKAGWLHRWEIADVVIEGSDEAQQGIRFNLFQLFSTYYGEDARLNIGPKGFTGEKYGGATYWDTEAYAVPLYLALAEPEVTRNLLQYRRNQLPQAQHNAREQGLAGALYPMVTFTGIECHNEWEITFEEIHRNGAIPYAIYNYTNYTGDESYLAKEGLEVLVEVSRFWADRVHFSKRNGKYMIHGVTGPNEYENNINNNWYTNTLAAWVLDYTREALAKYPRPDLNVSAAELEKWADISANMYRPHDEELGVFVQHDGFLDKDIRPVSALSPDDLPLNQKWSWDKILRSPFIKQADVLQGIYFFGDRFNMDEKRRNFDFYEPMTVHESSLSPCIHAILAAELGKEEKAVEMYQRTARLDLDNYNNDTEDGLHITSMTGSWLAIVQGFAQMKTWGGKLSFAPFLPSAWTGYAFHINYRGRLIKVAVGKENVVFTLLKGDPLELQVYGKDITLNGSHTVALEK; translated from the coding sequence ATGTACACAAGAATCATGGAAATCAGCCCTTGGACGCTGCGTTCGGCAAAACTGGAAAAAGAACACAAACGGCTGCAAGAGAGCCTGACCAGTTTGGGCAACGGCTATATGGGCATGCGTGGCAACTTTGAAGAAACCTACTCCGCCGACAGCCACTTGGGCACCTACATCGCCGGCGTGTGGTTCCCCGACAAAACCCGCGTCGGCTGGTGGAAAAACGGCTATCCTAAATATTTCGGCAAAGCCATCAATGCGCTTAATTTTAGCAAAGTGAAAATCTTTGTCGACGGGCAGGAAGTGGATTTGGCGAAAAACGACGTTGCCGACTTCTCCGTCGAACTCGATATGCAGCACGGCGTATTGCGCCGCTCGTTCACCGTATTTGGCGTGCGTTTCGATGTGTGCAAATTCCTGTCCGTCGCGCAAAAAGAGCTGGCGGTTATCCGCTGGGAAGCCGTATCCGTTGACGGCAAAACCCACCAAGTCCGCATCGATTCCATCATCGATGCCGACGTGAAAAACGAAGACTCCAACTACGAAGAAAAATTCTGGCAAGTATTAGACAAAGGCGTTTCAGACGGCCTCTCCTACATTGCCACCCAAACCGTCGCCAATCCCTTCTGCGTGGAACAATTCATCGTCAACGCCGAGCAAACCTTCGCCGGCAGCTTTAAAGCCCTCGGCGGCAGCCAAACCGACTGGCAGGTCTCCAATTCTTTTGAAGCCGAAGTCGGCAGCACGCCCGAAACCTTTGAAAAACGCGTGATTGTTACCACCAGCCGCGATTATCAGGGCTTGGACGCAGTGAAAGCCGCAGGCCGCGCCTTGTCGGAAAAAATCGCAGGCGTTGCGTTTGAAACCTTGCTGGACGCGCACAAAGCGGGCTGGCTGCACCGTTGGGAAATCGCCGACGTGGTCATCGAAGGCAGCGACGAAGCGCAGCAAGGCATCCGCTTCAACCTGTTCCAACTGTTCTCCACCTACTACGGCGAAGACGCGCGCCTGAACATCGGCCCCAAAGGCTTTACCGGCGAAAAATACGGCGGCGCGACCTATTGGGACACCGAAGCCTATGCCGTACCGCTTTACCTCGCACTGGCTGAACCCGAAGTTACCCGCAACCTGCTGCAATACCGCCGCAACCAACTGCCGCAGGCGCAACACAACGCGCGCGAACAGGGCTTGGCGGGCGCACTCTATCCGATGGTGACGTTTACAGGCATCGAGTGCCACAACGAATGGGAAATTACCTTCGAGGAAATCCACCGCAACGGCGCGATTCCTTACGCCATCTACAACTACACCAACTACACCGGCGACGAAAGCTATCTTGCCAAAGAAGGCTTGGAAGTCTTGGTCGAAGTGTCCCGCTTCTGGGCAGACCGTGTCCACTTCTCCAAACGCAACGGCAAATACATGATTCACGGCGTAACCGGCCCGAACGAATACGAAAACAACATCAACAACAACTGGTACACCAACACCCTCGCCGCATGGGTACTGGACTACACCCGCGAAGCCTTGGCGAAATACCCGCGTCCGGATTTGAACGTGAGTGCCGCCGAGTTGGAAAAATGGGCAGACATCAGCGCGAATATGTACCGTCCGCATGACGAAGAACTCGGCGTATTCGTGCAGCACGACGGCTTCCTCGACAAAGACATCCGCCCCGTGTCCGCGCTTTCGCCCGACGATTTGCCGCTCAACCAGAAATGGTCGTGGGACAAAATCCTGCGTTCGCCTTTCATCAAACAGGCGGACGTATTGCAAGGCATCTACTTCTTCGGCGATCGTTTCAACATGGACGAAAAACGCCGCAACTTCGACTTCTACGAACCGATGACCGTGCACGAAAGCTCGCTGTCGCCTTGTATCCACGCCATCCTTGCCGCCGAACTGGGCAAAGAAGAAAAAGCCGTGGAAATGTACCAGCGTACCGCCCGCCTAGACTTGGACAACTACAACAACGACACCGAAGACGGCCTGCACATCACCTCCATGACCGGCTCATGGCTCGCCATCGTCCAAGGTTTCGCCCAAATGAAAACTTGGGGCGGCAAACTCAGCTTCGCACCGTTCCTGCCGAGCGCATGGACAGGCTACGCCTTCCATATCAACTACCGAGGCCGTCTGATTAAAGTCGCCGTCGGCAAAGAAAACGTCGTCTTCACCCTGCTCAAAGGCGATCCGCTCGAATTGCAGGTGTACGGCAAAGACATCACGCTCAACGGCAGCCACACCGTTGCATTGGAAAAATAA
- the pgmB gene encoding beta-phosphoglucomutase gives MTFTAVLFDLDGVITDTAEYHYRAWKKLAAELGISIDRKFNEQLKGVSRDDSLKRILAHGGKTVGEAEFAELTRRKNDNYVEMIQAVKPEDVYPGILPLLEALRANGKKIALASASKNGPFLLERMGLTHFFDAVADPAAVAHSKPAPDIFLAAAEGVGADIRQCIGIEDAAAGVAAIKASGALPIGVGKAEDLGSDIALVSGTAELTYAYLQNVWAQSGR, from the coding sequence ATGACTTTTACCGCAGTGCTCTTTGACCTCGACGGCGTCATCACCGACACCGCCGAATACCACTACCGCGCATGGAAAAAGCTCGCCGCAGAACTGGGCATCAGCATCGACCGCAAGTTTAACGAGCAGCTCAAAGGCGTGTCGCGCGACGATTCGCTCAAACGCATCCTCGCGCACGGCGGCAAAACCGTCGGCGAAGCCGAGTTCGCCGAACTGACCCGCCGCAAAAACGACAACTACGTCGAGATGATTCAGGCAGTCAAACCCGAAGACGTGTACCCCGGCATTTTGCCCCTGCTGGAAGCATTGAGGGCAAACGGCAAAAAAATCGCCCTCGCGTCCGCCAGTAAAAACGGTCCGTTCCTGCTGGAACGCATGGGGCTGACCCACTTCTTCGACGCCGTCGCCGACCCTGCCGCCGTCGCACATTCCAAACCCGCCCCCGACATCTTCCTCGCAGCAGCCGAGGGCGTGGGCGCGGATATCCGCCAATGCATCGGCATCGAAGACGCCGCAGCAGGAGTAGCCGCCATCAAAGCCTCCGGCGCCTTGCCTATCGGAGTGGGCAAAGCCGAAGACTTAGGCAGCGACATCGCGCTGGTGTCCGGCACCGCTGAGCTGACCTACGCCTACCTGCAAAACGTGTGGGCACAGTCGGGCAGGTAA